The following coding sequences are from one Shewanella eurypsychrophilus window:
- a CDS encoding glycosyltransferase family 2 protein yields MTQLGNDNDGKQQVCLSVVVPMFNESEVIEPLFIRLSKVLSQVSVTSEIVFVDDGSTDDTWQQVQQLPLSASEHQCIRLSRNFGKEAAMTAGLEQARGLCVILLDADLQDPPELIPQMLEAWREGADVVNMRRDVRHGESWFKRFTAAAFYRVINSMSETVVPENVGDFRLLSRQVVDSINSLPERNRFMKGILSWPGFSQTTIIFDRDPRFVGETKWNYRKLVGLAMDGITSFSIKPLRLATWAGLITAMSAFIYGFWVFIKATVWGDAVAGYPSMMVVQLGLAGIQLLALGLMGEYIGRIFMEVKQRPIYIIGNVVHQASGRDRAAKSNVSYLDKTR; encoded by the coding sequence ATGACACAATTGGGAAATGATAATGATGGTAAGCAACAAGTTTGCCTTTCCGTTGTGGTTCCTATGTTTAACGAATCTGAAGTCATCGAGCCTTTATTTATACGTTTGAGCAAGGTGTTATCACAGGTTTCAGTGACATCAGAAATTGTCTTTGTCGATGATGGTAGTACTGATGATACGTGGCAACAGGTACAGCAACTTCCTCTGTCTGCCAGCGAGCATCAATGTATTCGCTTAAGTCGAAATTTTGGTAAAGAAGCGGCTATGACGGCAGGGCTTGAGCAGGCAAGGGGCTTGTGCGTTATCTTATTAGATGCAGACCTTCAGGATCCGCCAGAATTAATCCCACAGATGCTTGAGGCATGGAGAGAGGGAGCGGATGTTGTCAATATGCGTCGCGATGTGCGCCATGGGGAATCATGGTTTAAGCGTTTCACCGCTGCTGCATTTTATCGTGTGATCAATTCCATGTCGGAAACCGTGGTGCCTGAAAATGTTGGCGACTTTAGATTACTAAGTCGTCAAGTTGTCGATAGCATTAACTCTTTACCTGAACGTAATCGTTTTATGAAAGGGATCCTGAGTTGGCCCGGATTTAGCCAAACGACGATTATATTTGATCGTGATCCTAGATTTGTGGGAGAAACCAAATGGAATTACCGCAAATTGGTTGGTTTAGCTATGGATGGGATCACCTCTTTCAGTATTAAGCCGCTGAGGTTAGCGACATGGGCTGGACTTATTACAGCCATGAGTGCATTTATCTATGGTTTTTGGGTATTTATAAAAGCCACTGTTTGGGGGGATGCTGTTGCTGGCTATCCTTCAATGATGGTGGTTCAACTTGGGCTAGCAGGTATTCAATTATTGGCTTTAGGGCTGATGGGTGAGTATATCGGGCGTATTTTTATGGAAGTAAAGCAGCGTCCGATATACATAATCGGTAATGTTGTACATCAAGCAAGTGGTAGAGATAGAGCTGCAAAGAGTAATGTCAGTTACTTGGATAAAACACGATGA
- a CDS encoding response regulator transcription factor, which yields MDKTKLLIVEDNQDVAGILADYFEVQGAEVDFATNGELGYSLALNGSFDVIILDLMLPKMDGLTVAKKLREMGCTTPILMLTALDDKQDLLNGFTSGADDYLAKPFDLDILDARVTALLKRQQGRVAQGVVTFGEIELNTAEHQVFRQGRRLALTPACYQILQLLINKAPCVVKREELIEELWGDMPPGNDILRSHMYQLRNQLDKPFDHPVLITVPKIGFKLLQDPSNDTE from the coding sequence ATGGATAAGACTAAACTACTCATCGTGGAGGACAACCAAGATGTTGCTGGTATTCTTGCTGACTATTTTGAGGTTCAAGGTGCAGAAGTTGATTTCGCAACGAATGGCGAGCTAGGCTATTCTTTAGCACTCAATGGTAGTTTTGATGTCATCATTTTAGATTTGATGCTGCCTAAGATGGATGGCTTAACCGTCGCAAAAAAACTCCGAGAGATGGGCTGTACCACGCCAATTCTGATGCTAACAGCGCTAGACGATAAACAAGATCTACTCAATGGTTTCACCTCTGGCGCCGATGATTATTTAGCCAAACCCTTCGACTTAGATATACTCGATGCCAGGGTCACAGCCCTATTAAAGAGGCAACAAGGTAGAGTCGCTCAAGGCGTAGTAACCTTTGGTGAAATCGAGTTAAATACTGCAGAGCATCAAGTTTTTAGGCAAGGGAGAAGACTCGCATTGACTCCGGCTTGCTATCAAATATTGCAATTACTTATCAATAAAGCACCGTGTGTCGTAAAACGTGAAGAGTTGATTGAAGAGTTGTGGGGAGATATGCCCCCTGGAAATGATATCTTACGTAGCCATATGTACCAATTACGCAATCAACTAGATAAGCCTTTTGATCACCCAGTGTTAATCACAGTCCCTAAAATTGGTTTTAAACTACTGCAAGATCCAAGCAATGACACAGAATAG
- a CDS encoding ArnT family glycosyltransferase, whose amino-acid sequence MINRIKIAFTANPLITVLGILLLIRLLSLAIYPLMDTTEARYGEMARLMAETGNWLTPLFNYDVPFWGKPPLHTWMSAAGIEVFGVTEFAVRFPHWCAAVFVIALTAYLAKTLRLSVVKVAIVLTSTVVFYVSAGAVMTDMALTVGMTLAMVGFYLCWQGSKKWGYLGFAGLAIGLLAKGPVILVLMGLSVGLWLIWGFGLIKPWKELVKRVPLVSGLLLMLLLSLPWYLMAEQATPGFLEYFILGEHWLRFVDSGWQGDLYGSAHDEPRGTIWLFFAVAALPWTLFIPRALWRLWRKGIGFDLQTKFFLCWMVSPMILFTFAGNVLPAYVLPGVPAVALLLVYAWKGESIPLFKTLALTISMLLLLTAIVLGLGPSKDKSDRWLLEQRTQTIPTYYWDKLDFSSRFYSQGKAQLLQNKDEYRQSMTSPHYLVIEIKQLRLTNDFSMCQLQAERKRKALLLCGRS is encoded by the coding sequence ATGATAAACAGAATTAAAATAGCCTTTACTGCTAATCCGTTAATCACTGTCTTAGGTATTTTACTGCTTATTCGCTTACTGTCACTGGCTATTTACCCACTGATGGACACTACTGAAGCTAGATACGGTGAGATGGCCAGACTGATGGCTGAAACTGGTAACTGGTTAACGCCATTGTTTAATTACGATGTCCCATTTTGGGGGAAACCCCCATTGCATACCTGGATGAGCGCAGCCGGCATTGAGGTCTTTGGTGTTACAGAATTTGCGGTGCGCTTCCCCCATTGGTGCGCTGCTGTCTTCGTCATTGCATTAACTGCCTACTTAGCTAAAACCCTAAGACTATCGGTTGTTAAGGTCGCCATTGTGCTGACCTCCACGGTGGTTTTTTATGTGAGTGCAGGTGCTGTCATGACTGATATGGCACTGACTGTCGGTATGACACTCGCCATGGTGGGCTTTTATCTATGTTGGCAGGGTAGTAAAAAGTGGGGGTATTTAGGTTTCGCAGGCTTAGCGATAGGCCTGCTAGCTAAAGGTCCGGTAATTCTAGTTCTAATGGGACTGTCCGTAGGCCTTTGGCTTATTTGGGGATTCGGACTTATTAAGCCCTGGAAAGAGCTGGTTAAAAGAGTGCCTTTAGTGTCTGGTTTGCTACTGATGCTGCTGTTGAGTTTGCCTTGGTATCTGATGGCTGAACAGGCCACACCTGGCTTTCTTGAGTATTTTATTCTCGGTGAACATTGGTTGAGGTTTGTGGATAGTGGTTGGCAGGGCGATCTTTATGGTAGCGCTCATGATGAGCCCAGAGGGACTATTTGGTTATTCTTTGCTGTTGCTGCGCTTCCGTGGACCCTGTTTATTCCTAGGGCCTTATGGCGATTATGGCGTAAAGGTATTGGCTTTGATCTACAGACAAAGTTCTTTTTGTGCTGGATGGTATCGCCGATGATCTTATTTACCTTTGCTGGAAATGTGTTGCCTGCCTATGTTTTACCTGGGGTACCTGCAGTAGCACTATTGCTCGTTTATGCATGGAAAGGTGAGTCTATTCCGTTGTTTAAAACCTTAGCCTTAACGATTTCAATGTTATTACTCTTGACTGCGATTGTATTAGGTTTAGGTCCAAGTAAGGACAAGAGTGATCGTTGGTTGCTAGAGCAGCGTACTCAGACTATTCCAACCTATTATTGGGACAAGCTTGATTTCTCTTCTCGTTTCTATAGTCAGGGTAAAGCTCAATTACTCCAAAATAAAGATGAGTATCGTCAGAGCATGACGAGCCCTCATTACCTGGTTATTGAGATAAAGCAATTAAGGTTAACTAATGACTTTTCTATGTGCCAGTTACAGGCCGAAAGAAAGAGAAAAGCTTTATTGCTCTGTGGTCGTTCATGA
- a CDS encoding molybdate ABC transporter substrate-binding protein — protein sequence MKKWIAVAVLSLPLMAHSTPIEFRAAGSLKTAMAELLNEYQQVDKDVIHADFAPSGLLRKRIEAGEKVDVYASANMKHPQSLQSVGKSGPVVMFARNKLCAIAQAEVEVTSDTLLDTMLNVSVNVGISTPKADPAGDYAWALFSKADKVEPGATAKLEQKALKLTGGDDTAQAPAGKNPYAWVMDNKRADIFLTYCTNAVLAQKELPELQIIQIPEALSVGANYGLTIIQDAHTDSANLAMFILSKQGQQILKSYGFDAPLIP from the coding sequence ATGAAAAAGTGGATTGCAGTCGCGGTATTAAGCTTGCCATTGATGGCACATTCTACTCCCATAGAGTTTAGAGCTGCCGGCAGTTTGAAAACGGCTATGGCAGAGCTCTTAAACGAGTATCAACAAGTAGATAAAGACGTTATTCATGCTGACTTCGCTCCATCTGGGCTGCTGCGTAAGCGCATCGAGGCAGGCGAAAAGGTTGATGTATACGCTTCTGCGAATATGAAGCATCCTCAGAGCCTGCAATCAGTAGGGAAGTCTGGTCCTGTTGTTATGTTTGCCCGTAATAAGCTATGTGCTATTGCTCAGGCCGAGGTCGAGGTGACCAGTGATACATTGCTCGATACTATGCTAAATGTGTCGGTCAACGTTGGGATTTCAACCCCTAAAGCCGATCCGGCTGGTGATTATGCTTGGGCGTTATTTAGTAAAGCTGACAAGGTAGAGCCTGGTGCAACAGCAAAACTAGAGCAAAAAGCATTAAAGTTAACCGGAGGGGATGATACTGCTCAGGCCCCAGCAGGAAAAAATCCTTATGCTTGGGTCATGGATAACAAGCGTGCAGATATATTCTTAACCTACTGTACTAATGCTGTATTAGCTCAAAAAGAGCTGCCTGAATTACAAATTATTCAAATACCAGAAGCGCTATCAGTAGGGGCCAATTATGGTCTGACGATCATTCAAGACGCGCACACAGATTCTGCAAACCTTGCGATGTTTATCTTGTCTAAACAGGGGCAGCAGATACTTAAATCATACGGGTTCGATGCGCCTTTAATACCTTAA
- a CDS encoding HPr family phosphocarrier protein, whose protein sequence is MIKLERQVTICNKLGLHARAATKLVVLASEFEAEVTIVQGEKRASAASVLGLLMLETGMGKTITLLGEGQDADAALDAICALVDAKFDEAS, encoded by the coding sequence ATGATTAAGCTTGAACGTCAGGTGACCATCTGTAATAAGCTAGGACTTCATGCAAGAGCGGCGACCAAGCTCGTCGTACTGGCCTCAGAATTTGAGGCTGAGGTCACCATAGTTCAAGGCGAAAAAAGAGCTTCGGCGGCAAGTGTGCTTGGTCTCTTGATGCTAGAAACTGGCATGGGAAAAACCATTACCTTACTCGGTGAAGGCCAAGACGCCGATGCAGCTCTCGATGCTATCTGCGCACTCGTCGATGCTAAATTTGATGAAGCAAGTTAA
- a CDS encoding GtrA family protein, translated as MSLKEVTGLQFLLVGGGGFVIDMLAFLYLSQYLAWSVLVSRLIAFVIAVIFTWLGNRSFTFKHRPKMRKGRQLLLAGLVATVAAIVNLSVFYWVNSLGVDSPFWPALCLALGVLAGLIINWAGANRVVFR; from the coding sequence ATGAGTTTAAAAGAGGTGACTGGCCTACAGTTCTTGCTGGTGGGAGGAGGTGGCTTTGTTATTGATATGCTGGCTTTTCTCTACCTATCACAGTATTTAGCTTGGTCTGTGCTGGTTTCAAGGCTTATTGCTTTTGTCATAGCGGTCATATTTACTTGGTTAGGTAATCGCAGCTTTACGTTCAAGCATCGCCCTAAGATGAGAAAAGGCAGGCAGCTACTGCTTGCAGGCTTAGTCGCGACGGTAGCCGCAATCGTGAATCTCTCGGTGTTTTATTGGGTTAATTCACTGGGTGTAGACTCCCCATTTTGGCCTGCGCTATGTTTAGCCTTAGGTGTACTCGCAGGGCTAATTATAAACTGGGCAGGAGCTAATCGAGTCGTTTTCCGTTAG
- a CDS encoding HAMP domain-containing sensor histidine kinase, translating into MTQNRNSSTTNTFTTKLSLYFNGIALSIGVLVFILSQAGLYWLEDEINTRNLAQSVDYAIEKFQQGAESPLAIGPNIIAYDSSSSIPESLKALIEFPVGFNEEITDDIAQDMFLSHQTFINNGVTHSLYLTMEADNVELTSKEWRHINIASLVIMIILYLAFDFAISKLSKRLVQPVNQLSLQLKSASQDKSFSVPDGSASEFSQLSESLNNYHQQNKQLIKQEQSFARYASHELRTPLTVILGASKLLKKGDDAKFQARQIERICRSAADMQNTIDALLSLVKQEQSKENIQSRRLRTAEVERLLEYLKPLVDSKGLTLTLKMLNEPLIQPSEAVLRMLLSNLLHNAINATESGEISLTIDSNSIEVRDSGSGLSEAESASDGHGLGLQIVDALCQRYNWSFNLIEAEDSGCIASLSF; encoded by the coding sequence ATGACACAGAATAGAAACTCATCGACCACAAATACATTTACGACTAAGTTAAGTCTTTACTTTAATGGCATCGCTTTATCCATAGGCGTATTGGTATTTATCCTGTCACAAGCCGGTCTCTACTGGCTCGAAGATGAGATAAATACCCGCAACCTAGCTCAAAGTGTCGACTATGCAATAGAAAAGTTTCAACAAGGGGCTGAGTCTCCTCTAGCAATAGGCCCAAATATCATTGCCTATGATTCAAGCTCTTCAATACCTGAAAGCCTTAAAGCCTTAATAGAATTCCCCGTAGGTTTCAATGAAGAAATAACTGATGATATCGCCCAAGATATGTTTTTATCTCACCAAACATTTATCAATAATGGCGTGACGCATTCACTGTATCTGACCATGGAAGCTGATAATGTTGAATTAACATCAAAAGAGTGGCGACACATTAATATTGCTTCTCTCGTTATCATGATCATCCTCTATTTAGCCTTTGATTTTGCTATCTCTAAATTATCTAAACGCTTGGTTCAGCCAGTCAACCAACTCAGCCTACAATTAAAGTCGGCCAGCCAGGATAAAAGCTTTTCTGTGCCTGATGGTTCAGCTTCTGAGTTTAGCCAACTCTCTGAGAGCTTAAACAACTATCATCAACAGAATAAGCAACTTATTAAGCAAGAACAATCTTTTGCTCGCTATGCAAGCCATGAGTTAAGAACCCCTTTAACCGTCATTCTTGGCGCATCAAAATTGCTAAAAAAGGGTGATGATGCAAAATTTCAAGCGCGCCAAATTGAGCGTATCTGTAGATCTGCTGCCGATATGCAAAACACCATCGACGCCCTACTGAGCTTAGTTAAGCAGGAGCAATCGAAAGAAAATATTCAATCTCGACGCTTACGAACGGCTGAAGTTGAAAGGTTGCTCGAATACCTCAAACCATTAGTAGACTCTAAAGGGCTAACTCTGACATTGAAGATGCTTAATGAGCCACTAATCCAACCCAGTGAAGCAGTCTTAAGAATGTTATTAAGTAATTTGCTACATAACGCTATCAATGCCACTGAATCCGGTGAAATCAGCTTAACCATCGACAGCAACTCAATTGAAGTTCGTGACTCTGGCAGTGGCTTGAGTGAAGCAGAGAGTGCCTCAGATGGACATGGGCTAGGTTTACAGATTGTTGATGCGCTTTGTCAGCGTTACAACTGGAGTTTTAACTTAATTGAAGCGGAAGATAGTGGCTGTATCGCTAGTTTATCATTTTAA
- the mgtE gene encoding magnesium transporter: MPIEVLDNQTTDQRLNQLTQALGSGMFVHVRNMLHDMAASDVAFILESSPPRTRQVLWQLIDLDHTGEILDELGEELKDSLIKQMTPQRVAKAAEGMDTDDLAYILRSLPDSVFNQVLQSMSGQDRARVEQALSYPDDTAGSIMNTDTVTLRPDVNIDVILRYLRIRGELPEATDTLYVVDKRDCLLGGVSISNLLTCNPDSSVRDIMASDLEGIPVGMSDSEVAQLFERHDWISAPVIGEDSQLLGRITIDDVVDVIREDAEHSMMGMAGMDDDADTFGPVLKSTFQRSLWLTINLFAALLAASVSNMFEGTLEQFATIAILMTIVPSMGGVAGNQTLALVIRGIALGQIGQSNSRWLIGKELAIGFLNGILWSVLVFLAVWLWKDDIALGGLIGGAMLINMTVAGFAGASIPLLLKKMNIDPALAGGMVLTTVTDVIGLFAFLGLATFFLL; this comes from the coding sequence ATGCCGATAGAAGTATTAGACAATCAAACCACAGATCAACGTCTCAACCAGCTTACTCAAGCCCTTGGTAGTGGGATGTTCGTCCACGTCAGAAACATGCTTCATGACATGGCAGCTTCTGATGTCGCCTTTATTTTAGAATCATCCCCACCGAGAACCCGTCAGGTACTGTGGCAGCTTATCGATTTAGACCACACGGGTGAAATTTTAGATGAATTAGGTGAAGAGCTTAAAGATAGTCTCATCAAACAGATGACCCCCCAAAGGGTCGCTAAAGCTGCTGAGGGTATGGATACCGATGATTTAGCCTATATCTTACGCAGCCTACCAGATAGCGTCTTCAATCAAGTACTGCAATCCATGAGTGGCCAAGATAGGGCCAGAGTTGAGCAAGCCCTCTCCTATCCCGATGATACTGCTGGCAGTATCATGAATACAGATACCGTTACCCTAAGGCCAGATGTCAACATAGATGTAATATTACGCTATCTTCGTATTCGTGGTGAACTGCCAGAAGCAACCGACACGCTATATGTGGTCGATAAGCGTGATTGCTTACTTGGTGGAGTAAGCATTTCCAATCTATTAACCTGCAATCCTGACTCTTCGGTCAGGGATATTATGGCCTCAGATTTAGAAGGCATACCGGTTGGTATGAGTGACAGTGAAGTTGCTCAGTTATTCGAACGTCACGATTGGATCTCTGCGCCAGTCATAGGCGAAGATTCCCAGTTACTCGGTCGTATCACCATCGATGATGTGGTTGATGTCATCAGGGAAGATGCCGAGCACTCCATGATGGGTATGGCTGGTATGGATGATGATGCTGATACGTTTGGCCCGGTATTAAAAAGTACCTTCCAACGTTCCCTTTGGTTGACCATCAATTTGTTTGCCGCACTATTAGCAGCCTCTGTGAGTAACATGTTTGAAGGCACTCTAGAGCAGTTTGCGACTATTGCAATCTTGATGACCATAGTCCCGAGTATGGGGGGCGTTGCAGGAAATCAAACGTTAGCCCTGGTGATCCGAGGTATTGCCTTGGGCCAGATAGGACAAAGCAACTCCCGTTGGCTTATAGGAAAGGAGTTAGCCATTGGCTTCCTTAACGGTATCCTGTGGTCAGTATTGGTCTTTCTGGCTGTATGGCTATGGAAAGATGATATCGCGCTAGGGGGGCTGATTGGCGGTGCTATGCTGATTAATATGACTGTCGCTGGATTTGCTGGAGCCAGTATTCCCTTACTCTTGAAAAAAATGAATATCGACCCTGCACTCGCTGGCGGCATGGTGTTAACGACCGTAACGGATGTCATTGGGCTATTCGCTTTCCTTGGATTGGCGACTTTCTTTCTGCTCTAG
- a CDS encoding OmpA family protein, whose amino-acid sequence MINKKTNILVSAVTACSILFISGCQTTNPYTNESQNGKATNGALIGALAGAVIGVASSSKSDRGKGALIGAASGAALGGGIGYYMDTQEAELRKQLQSTGVSVTRSGENIVLNMPNEVTFGVDEVKLNPGAKNVLNSVALVAKEYDQTQINVLGYTDSSGSESYNLRLSKIRAIEVGNYLVAQQVEYARVKSEGIGESKPIASNSTAEGRAQNRRVEIILSPLPQS is encoded by the coding sequence ATGATAAATAAAAAAACAAATATCTTAGTGAGTGCGGTTACCGCTTGCTCTATTCTTTTCATATCAGGTTGTCAGACAACCAATCCATATACGAATGAAAGCCAGAACGGTAAAGCCACTAATGGTGCCTTGATTGGGGCGCTTGCAGGTGCAGTAATCGGTGTAGCATCTTCAAGCAAAAGTGATCGTGGTAAAGGGGCGCTTATTGGTGCAGCCTCAGGCGCTGCACTAGGTGGTGGTATTGGTTATTACATGGACACTCAAGAAGCAGAGTTACGTAAACAGTTACAATCTACCGGCGTGAGTGTGACACGCTCGGGTGAGAATATCGTATTGAATATGCCCAATGAAGTAACATTTGGCGTGGACGAAGTGAAGCTCAATCCTGGTGCTAAAAATGTGCTTAATAGTGTAGCGCTAGTAGCCAAAGAGTATGACCAAACTCAAATTAACGTACTTGGCTATACCGATAGTTCAGGTTCTGAGTCATATAATCTTCGCCTCTCTAAAATTCGCGCTATTGAAGTGGGTAATTATCTGGTTGCACAGCAAGTGGAATATGCCAGAGTTAAGTCAGAAGGCATTGGTGAGTCTAAGCCTATTGCTAGTAACTCGACCGCTGAAGGTCGAGCGCAAAATAGACGCGTAGAGATCATCCTGAGTCCGCTACCGCAAAGTTAA
- the rapZ gene encoding RNase adapter RapZ: MKLVIVSGRSGSGKSVVLRVLEDLGYYCVDNLPLPLIDTLLEQLKGSNDLVAISVDVRNMPEQEKELEKQLSNLAEGTELLSFFLNSTDEVLLKRYSETRRLHPLSRTKSSLQEAIEHERQLLEPVSKLVDHYIDTSELNIYDLSNQIREILLGCVDKELVINFESFGFKHGMPAEADFMFDVRFLPNPHWEPELRPMTGLDEPVQLFLSQQPTVNKFIWQIENLLETWLPHLERNNRSYLTIAIGCTGGQHRSVYVTDQLAKLFSNSKHTVKARHRELSND; this comes from the coding sequence ATGAAGCTGGTGATAGTATCCGGTCGCTCCGGTTCAGGAAAATCTGTCGTACTTAGGGTCTTAGAAGATCTTGGCTATTATTGTGTCGACAATCTTCCTCTTCCTTTAATCGATACTTTACTCGAGCAACTTAAAGGCAGTAATGATCTGGTCGCGATTAGCGTCGATGTTAGAAACATGCCAGAACAGGAGAAAGAACTCGAAAAGCAATTATCGAACCTCGCTGAAGGCACCGAGCTTCTCAGTTTTTTCTTAAACTCCACAGATGAAGTACTGCTCAAGCGTTATAGTGAAACCCGCCGCTTACATCCTTTATCTCGCACAAAGAGTTCACTACAAGAAGCGATTGAGCATGAGCGCCAGTTACTCGAACCCGTTTCTAAATTGGTCGATCATTACATAGATACCTCCGAGCTTAATATCTATGATCTGAGCAATCAGATACGTGAAATCCTTTTAGGCTGTGTTGATAAAGAGCTGGTGATTAATTTTGAATCATTTGGCTTTAAGCATGGCATGCCTGCTGAGGCTGACTTCATGTTCGACGTACGCTTTCTACCGAACCCACACTGGGAGCCCGAATTAAGACCGATGACAGGCCTTGATGAACCTGTTCAGCTATTCTTAAGTCAGCAACCAACGGTTAATAAATTTATCTGGCAGATTGAGAACTTACTCGAAACTTGGTTACCCCATTTAGAAAGAAATAACCGCAGTTACCTTACAATAGCAATTGGCTGCACAGGCGGGCAACACAGATCTGTGTATGTCACCGATCAGCTAGCTAAACTCTTCAGTAACAGCAAACATACAGTGAAAGCCAGGCATCGTGAACTCAGCAATGATTAA